Proteins co-encoded in one Solea senegalensis isolate Sse05_10M linkage group LG8, IFAPA_SoseM_1, whole genome shotgun sequence genomic window:
- the LOC122773161 gene encoding clathrin heavy chain 1-like isoform X2: MAQILPIRFQEHLQLQNLGINPANIGFSTLTMESDKFICVREKVGEQAQVVIIDLADPNNPIRRPISADSAIMNPASKVIALKAAKTLQIFNIEMKSKMKAHTMTDDVTFWKWISLNTVALVTDNAVYHWSMEGDSQPIKVFDRHSSLAGCQIINYRTDAKQKWLLLIGISAQQNRVVGAMQLYSVDRKVSQPIEGHAAGFAQFKMEGNTEESTLFCFAVRGQAGGKLHIIEVGTPPTGNQPFPKKAVDVFFPPEAQNDFPVAMQISSKQDVVFLITKYGYIHLYDLETGTCIYMNRISGETIFVTAPHEPTAGIIGVNRKGQVLSVCVEEENIIPYITNVLQNPDLALRMAVRNNLAGAEELFARKFNTLFAAGNYSEAAKVAANAPKGILRTPDTIRRFQSVPAQPGQTSPLLQYFGILLDQGQLNKFESLELCRPVLQQGRKQLLEKWLKEDKLECSEELGDLVKSVDPTLALSVYLRANVPNKVIQCFAETGQFQKIVLYAKKVGYTPDWIFLLRNVMRISPEQGLQFSQMLVQDEEPLADITQIVDVFMEYNLIQQCTSFLLDALKNNRPMEGPLQTRLLEMNLVHAPQVADAILGNQMFTHYDRAHVAQLCEKAGLLQRALEHYTDLYDIKRAVVHTHLLNPEWLVNFFGSLSVEDSLECLRAMLSANIRQNLQICVQVASKYHEQLTTQSLTELFESFKSFEGLFYFLGSIVNFSQDPEVHFKYIQAACKTGQIKEVERICRESNCYDPERVKNFLKEAKLTDQLPLIIVCDRFDFVHDLVLYLYRNSLQKYIEIYVQKVNPSRLPVVIGGLLDVDCAEDVIKNLIMVVRGQFSTDELVAEVEKRNRLKLLLPWLEARIHEGCEEPATHNALAKIYIDSNNNPERFLRENPYYDSRVVGKYCEKRDPHLACVAYERGQCDQELIHVCNENSLFKSLSRYLVRRKNPELWASVLLETNNYRRPLIDQVVQTALSETQDPEEVSVTVKAFMTADLPNELIELLEKIVLDNSVFSEHRNLQNLLILTAIKADRTRVMEYINRLDNYDAPDIANIAISNELFEEAFAIFRKFDVNTSAVQVLIEHIGNLDRAYEFAERCNEPPVWSQLAKAQLQKGLVKEAIDSYIKADDPSAYMEVGQAAAQSGNWEDLVKFLQMARKKARESYVETELIFALAKTNRLAELEEFINGPNNAHIQQVGDRCYDEKMYEAAKLLYNNVSNFGRLASTLVHLGEYQAAVDGARKANSTRIWKEVCFACVDGKEFRLAQMCGLHIVVHADELEELINYYQDRGYFEELITMLEAALGLERAHMGMFTELAILYSKFKPQKMREHLELFWSRVNIPKVLRAAEQAHLWAELVFLYDKYEEYDNAIITMMNHASDAWKEGQFKDIVTKVANVELYYKAIHFYLEIKPLLLNDLLIVLSPRLDHTRAVNFFSKVKQLPLVKPYLRSVQNHNNKSVNEALNNLFIIEEDYAALRTSIDAYDNFDNISLAQGLEKHELIEFRRIAAYLFKGNNRWKQSVELCKKDKLYKDAMQYASESKDTELAEELLAWFLNEDKKECFAACLFTCYDLLRPDVVLETAWRHNIMDFSMPYFIQVMREYLSKVDAIKEKVDKLEASESLRKQEEQATESQPIVYGTPQLMLTAGPNVPVPPQQAYGYGYTAAAPGYTQPPQPNFGYGM; encoded by the exons ATGGCGCAAATCCTGCCAATCCGCTTCCAGGAGCACCTGCAG CTCCAGAACCTGGGAATCAACCCAGCCAACATTGGATTCAGTACTCTGACCATGGAGTCCGACAAGTTCATCTGTGTACGAGAGAAAGTGGGCGAGCAGGCCCAGGTTGTCATCATAGATTTGGCCGATCCCAACAATCCCATCCGCAGGCCCATCTCAGCAGACAGCGCCATCATGAACCCTGCCAGCAAAGTTATTGCCCTTAAAG CCGCAAAGACCCTGCAGATCTTCAACATTGAGATGAAGAGCAAGATGAAGGCTCACACAATGACTGATGACGTGACCTTTTGGAAATGGATCTCCCTGAACACTGTTGCCCTGGTCACAGACAACGCAGTCTACCACTGGAGTATGGAGGGTGACTCTCAGCCAATCAAAGTCTTTGACCGTCACTCTAGCCTGGCAGGCTGCCAGATTATTAACTATCGCACTGACGCCAAACAGAAGTGGCTGCTGCTCATTGGCATTTCAGCACAG CAAAATCGTGTTGTCGGAGCCATGCAACTGTACTCGGTGGACAGGAAGGTGTCTCAACCGATCGAGGGGCATGCTGCTGGGTTTGCACAGTTTAAGATGGAGGGCAACACTGAAGAGTCCACTCTGTTCTGCTTTGCTGTGCGAGgacaggcaggaggaaaa ctgcacATCATTGAAGTGGGGACCCCACCAACTGGGAACCAGCCATTTCCAAAGAAAGCTGTTGATGTATTCTTTCCTCCAGAAGCCCAGAATGACTTCCCTGTGGCCATGCAG ATCAGCTCAAAGCAAGATGTAGTATTCCTCATCACCAAATATGGCTACATCCACCTCTATGACCTGGAGACTGGAACTTGTATCTACATGAACAGGATCAGTGGGGAGACCATTTTTGTCACAGCCCCCCATGAGCCGACTGCTGGTATCATTGGAGTCAACAGGAAAGGACAG GTGTTGTCAGTGTGCGTGGAGGAGGAAAACATCATTCCCTACATTACTAACGTGCTCCAGAACCCAGACCTGGCTCTTCGCATGGCCGTTCGCAACAACCTCGCTGGTGCTGAGGAGCTGTTCGCCCGCAAGTTCAACACCCTCTTTGCAGCAGGAAATTACTCGGAGGCTGCCAAGGTGGCAGCTAATGCGCCCAAG GGTATCCTGCGGACTCCAGACACCATACGTCGTTTCCAGAGTGTTCCAGCTCAACCAGGCCAGACATCTCCTCTGCTCCAGTACTTTGGCATCTTGCTGGACCAAGGCCAGCTTAATAAGTTTGAGTCTTTGGAGCTGTGCAGGCCAGTCCTCCAGCAGGGCCGGAAGCAGCTACTAGAGAAGTGGCTGAAAGAGGACAAG CTTGAGTGCTCTGAGGAGCTTGGAGACTTGGTGAAGTCTGTTGATCCTACACTCGCTCTCAGTGTCTACCTCAGAGCCAACGTTCCCAATAAGGTTATTCAGTGCTTTGCAGAGACCGGTCAGTTCCAGAAGATTGTACTCTATGCCAAGAAG gtggGCTACACACCAGACTGGATCTTTCTGCTGAGGAATGTAATGCGGATCAGTCCAGAGCAGGGACTTCAATTCTCACAGATGTTGGTTCAGGATGAAGAGCCACTTGCTGACATTACACag ATAGTCGATGTGTTCATGGAGTACAACCTGATCCAGCAGTGCACATCCTTCCTACTAGATGCCCTGAAAAACAATAGACCCATGGAAGGACCACTGCAGACACGCCTGCTGGAAATGAATCTGGTCCATGCACCACAG GTTGCAGATGCCATCCTGGGCAATCAGATGTTCACCCACTATGATCGGGCACATGTGGCACAGCTGTGTGAGAAAGCTGGTCTCCTGCAGAGGGCGCTGGAGCACTACACTGACCTGTATGACATAAAGCGTGCAGTGGTGCATACACACCTGCTGAACCCAGAG TGGCTGGTGAATTTCTTTGGCTCCTTGTCAGTGGAGGATTCTCTGGAATGTCTGAGGGCTATGCTGTCTGCAAACATCCGCCAGAACCTTCAGATCTGTGTGCAAGTGGCGTCCAAGTACCATGAGCAGCTCACTACTCAGTCCCTCACTGAACTTTTTGAGTCTTTCAAGAGCTTTGAGG GTTTGTTCTACTTCTTGGGTTCCATCGTGAACTTCAGCCAGGATCCAGAGGTCCACTTTAAATACATCCAGGCCGCCTGCAAGACGGGCCAGATCAAAGAGGTGGAGAGAATCTGCAGAGAGAGTAACTGCTATGACCCTGAGCGCGTGAAGAACTTCCTCAAG gAAGCCAAGCTGACCGACCAACTACCTTTGATCATCGTGTGTGACCGCTTTGATTTTGTCCATGACCTGGTCCTTTACCTGTACCGCAACAGCCTGCAGAAATACATTGAGATCTACGTGCAGAAG GTGAACCCAAGCCGTCTGCCCGTCGTCATTGGTGGGCTCCTGGATGTAGACTGCGCTGAGGATGTGATTAAGAACCTGATCATGGTGGTGAGAGGACAGTTCTCCACTGATGAACTGGTTGCTGAGGTTGAGAAAAGGAACCG actgaagctgctgctgccttggtTGGAGGCTCGTATTCATGAAGGCTGTGAGGAGCCTGCTACCCACAATGCTCTGGCGAAGATCTATATcgacagcaacaacaacccCGAGCGCTTCCTGAGGGAAAACCCCTACTATGACAGCCGTGTGGTGGGGAAGTACTGTGAGAAGAGAGACCCCCACTTGGCCTGCGTGGCCTATGAAAGAGGACAGTGTGACCAGGAACTGATTCAT GTGTGCAATGAGAACTCACTTTTTAAGAGTCTATCCCGCTACCTTGTACGTCGTAAGAACCCTGAGTTGTGGGCGAGTGTGCTGCTGGAGACCAATAACTACAGAAGACCACTCATTGATCAG GTTGTTCAGACAGCTCTGTCAGAGACCCAGGATCCAGAGGAGGTGTCTGTCACAGTCAAGGCCTTCATGACCGCTGACCTTCCCAATGAGCTCATCGAGCTTCTAGAGAAGATTGTCCTGGATAACTCCGTCTTCAGTGAGCACAG aaaCCTGCAGAATTTGCTCATCCTGACAGCCATTAAAGCTGATCGGACACGTGTCATGGAGTACATCAACCGTCTGGACAACTATGATGCCCCAGACATTGCAAACATTGCCATTAGCAATGAGCTTTTTGAGGAGGCCTTTGCTATTTTTAGAAAATTTGATGTCAACACCTCTGCTGTTCAG gTTCTGATTGAGCACATTGGTAACTTGGACCGAGCTTATGAATTTGCTGAGCGCTGCAATGAGCCACCAGTGTGGAGTCAGCTGGCAAAGGCACAGCTTCAGAAGGGTCTTGTCAAAGAAGCCATTGACTCTTACATCAAGGCTGACGACCCCTCTGCTTATATGGAAGTGGGACAAGCTGCAGCCCAAAGTG GAAACTGGGAGGACCTGGTGAAGTTTCTGCAGATGGCCCGTAAGAAGGCTCGGGAGTCATATGTTGAAACAGAGCTGATCTTTGCCCTGGCTAAGACCAACCGCCTGGCTGAGCTCGAGGAGTTCATCAACGGACCCAATAATGCTCACATTCAGCAA GTGGGTGACCGGTGCTATGACGAGAAGATGTACGAGGCAGCCAAACTGCTTTACAACAATGTGTCCAACTTTGGCCGTCTGGCCTCTACTCTGGTCCACCTGGGAGAATATCAGGCAGCTGTTGATGGAGCCCGCAAGGCCAACAGCACCCGCATCTGgaaggag GTGTGTTTTGCGTGTGTAGATGGGAAGGAGTTCCGTCTTGCCCAAATGTGTGGCCTACATATTGTCGTCCATGCTGATGAACTGGAAGAACTCATCAACTACTACCAG GACCGTGGTTACTTTGAAGAGCTGATCACCATGCTGGAGGCTGCTCTCGGGCTGGAGCGTGCGCACATGGGTATGTTCACCGAACTGGCCATTCTCTACTCTAAGTTTAAGCCCCAGAAGATGAGGGAGCATCTGGAGCTTTTCTGGTCCCGTGTCAACATTCCAAAG gttctCAGGGCAGCAGAGCAGGCCCACCTGTGGGCAGAGCTGGTGTTCCTCTACGACAAGTACGAGGAGTATGACAATGCCATCATCACGATGATGAATCACGCATCTGATGCCTGGAAGGAGGGCCAGTTCAAAGACATTGTCACCAAG GTGGCCAACGTGGAGCTGTACTACAAAGCCATCCACTTTTATCTGGAAATTAAACCACTATTACTGAATGACCTGCTCATTGTCCTCTCTCCGAGACTGGACCACACGCGCGCTGTCAACTTCTTCAGCAAG GTGAAACAACTGCCTCTGGTGAAACCTTATCTCAGGTCTGTCCAGAATCACAACAACAAGTCGGTGAATGAGGCACTGAACAACCTCTTCATTATTGAGGAAGACTATGCG GCGCTGCGCACATCCATCGATGCGTATGACAACTTCGACAACATCTCTCTGGCTCAGGGCCTGGAGAAGCACGAGCTTATCGAGTTTAGGAGGATTGCGGCCTACCTGTTCAAGGGCAACAACCGCTGGAAACAGAGTGTTGAACTCTGCAAGAAGGACAAGCTCTATAAG GATGCTATGCAGTATGCATCAGAGTCCAAAGACACAGAGCTTGCAGAAGAGCTCCTGGCTTGGTTCCTGAACGAAGACAAGAAAGAGTGTTTCGCCGCCTGTTTATTCACCTGCTACGACCTGCTGCGGCCCGATGTGGTGCTGGAGACGGCCTGGCGACACAACATCATGGACTTCTCCATGCCATACTTCATCCAGGTCATGAGAGAATATCTGAGTAAG GTTGATGCGATAAAGGAAAAG gTGGACAAACTTGAAGCCTCCGAGTCCCTGAGGAAACAGGAGGAGCAAGCCACAGAGTCTCAACCTATTGTTTACg GCACACCGCAGCTCATGCTCACAGCAGGGCCCAATGTGCCTGTGCCCCCCCAGCAGGCCTATGGTTACGgctacacagcagcagcaccgggCTACACCCAACCGCCACAGCCCAACTTTGGTTACGGCATGTGA
- the LOC122773161 gene encoding clathrin heavy chain 1-like isoform X1, producing the protein MAQILPIRFQEHLQLQNLGINPANIGFSTLTMESDKFICVREKVGEQAQVVIIDLADPNNPIRRPISADSAIMNPASKVIALKDAAKTLQIFNIEMKSKMKAHTMTDDVTFWKWISLNTVALVTDNAVYHWSMEGDSQPIKVFDRHSSLAGCQIINYRTDAKQKWLLLIGISAQQNRVVGAMQLYSVDRKVSQPIEGHAAGFAQFKMEGNTEESTLFCFAVRGQAGGKLHIIEVGTPPTGNQPFPKKAVDVFFPPEAQNDFPVAMQISSKQDVVFLITKYGYIHLYDLETGTCIYMNRISGETIFVTAPHEPTAGIIGVNRKGQVLSVCVEEENIIPYITNVLQNPDLALRMAVRNNLAGAEELFARKFNTLFAAGNYSEAAKVAANAPKGILRTPDTIRRFQSVPAQPGQTSPLLQYFGILLDQGQLNKFESLELCRPVLQQGRKQLLEKWLKEDKLECSEELGDLVKSVDPTLALSVYLRANVPNKVIQCFAETGQFQKIVLYAKKVGYTPDWIFLLRNVMRISPEQGLQFSQMLVQDEEPLADITQIVDVFMEYNLIQQCTSFLLDALKNNRPMEGPLQTRLLEMNLVHAPQVADAILGNQMFTHYDRAHVAQLCEKAGLLQRALEHYTDLYDIKRAVVHTHLLNPEWLVNFFGSLSVEDSLECLRAMLSANIRQNLQICVQVASKYHEQLTTQSLTELFESFKSFEGLFYFLGSIVNFSQDPEVHFKYIQAACKTGQIKEVERICRESNCYDPERVKNFLKEAKLTDQLPLIIVCDRFDFVHDLVLYLYRNSLQKYIEIYVQKVNPSRLPVVIGGLLDVDCAEDVIKNLIMVVRGQFSTDELVAEVEKRNRLKLLLPWLEARIHEGCEEPATHNALAKIYIDSNNNPERFLRENPYYDSRVVGKYCEKRDPHLACVAYERGQCDQELIHVCNENSLFKSLSRYLVRRKNPELWASVLLETNNYRRPLIDQVVQTALSETQDPEEVSVTVKAFMTADLPNELIELLEKIVLDNSVFSEHRNLQNLLILTAIKADRTRVMEYINRLDNYDAPDIANIAISNELFEEAFAIFRKFDVNTSAVQVLIEHIGNLDRAYEFAERCNEPPVWSQLAKAQLQKGLVKEAIDSYIKADDPSAYMEVGQAAAQSGNWEDLVKFLQMARKKARESYVETELIFALAKTNRLAELEEFINGPNNAHIQQVGDRCYDEKMYEAAKLLYNNVSNFGRLASTLVHLGEYQAAVDGARKANSTRIWKEVCFACVDGKEFRLAQMCGLHIVVHADELEELINYYQDRGYFEELITMLEAALGLERAHMGMFTELAILYSKFKPQKMREHLELFWSRVNIPKVLRAAEQAHLWAELVFLYDKYEEYDNAIITMMNHASDAWKEGQFKDIVTKVANVELYYKAIHFYLEIKPLLLNDLLIVLSPRLDHTRAVNFFSKVKQLPLVKPYLRSVQNHNNKSVNEALNNLFIIEEDYAALRTSIDAYDNFDNISLAQGLEKHELIEFRRIAAYLFKGNNRWKQSVELCKKDKLYKDAMQYASESKDTELAEELLAWFLNEDKKECFAACLFTCYDLLRPDVVLETAWRHNIMDFSMPYFIQVMREYLSKVDAIKEKVDKLEASESLRKQEEQATESQPIVYGTPQLMLTAGPNVPVPPQQAYGYGYTAAAPGYTQPPQPNFGYGM; encoded by the exons ATGGCGCAAATCCTGCCAATCCGCTTCCAGGAGCACCTGCAG CTCCAGAACCTGGGAATCAACCCAGCCAACATTGGATTCAGTACTCTGACCATGGAGTCCGACAAGTTCATCTGTGTACGAGAGAAAGTGGGCGAGCAGGCCCAGGTTGTCATCATAGATTTGGCCGATCCCAACAATCCCATCCGCAGGCCCATCTCAGCAGACAGCGCCATCATGAACCCTGCCAGCAAAGTTATTGCCCTTAAAG ACG CCGCAAAGACCCTGCAGATCTTCAACATTGAGATGAAGAGCAAGATGAAGGCTCACACAATGACTGATGACGTGACCTTTTGGAAATGGATCTCCCTGAACACTGTTGCCCTGGTCACAGACAACGCAGTCTACCACTGGAGTATGGAGGGTGACTCTCAGCCAATCAAAGTCTTTGACCGTCACTCTAGCCTGGCAGGCTGCCAGATTATTAACTATCGCACTGACGCCAAACAGAAGTGGCTGCTGCTCATTGGCATTTCAGCACAG CAAAATCGTGTTGTCGGAGCCATGCAACTGTACTCGGTGGACAGGAAGGTGTCTCAACCGATCGAGGGGCATGCTGCTGGGTTTGCACAGTTTAAGATGGAGGGCAACACTGAAGAGTCCACTCTGTTCTGCTTTGCTGTGCGAGgacaggcaggaggaaaa ctgcacATCATTGAAGTGGGGACCCCACCAACTGGGAACCAGCCATTTCCAAAGAAAGCTGTTGATGTATTCTTTCCTCCAGAAGCCCAGAATGACTTCCCTGTGGCCATGCAG ATCAGCTCAAAGCAAGATGTAGTATTCCTCATCACCAAATATGGCTACATCCACCTCTATGACCTGGAGACTGGAACTTGTATCTACATGAACAGGATCAGTGGGGAGACCATTTTTGTCACAGCCCCCCATGAGCCGACTGCTGGTATCATTGGAGTCAACAGGAAAGGACAG GTGTTGTCAGTGTGCGTGGAGGAGGAAAACATCATTCCCTACATTACTAACGTGCTCCAGAACCCAGACCTGGCTCTTCGCATGGCCGTTCGCAACAACCTCGCTGGTGCTGAGGAGCTGTTCGCCCGCAAGTTCAACACCCTCTTTGCAGCAGGAAATTACTCGGAGGCTGCCAAGGTGGCAGCTAATGCGCCCAAG GGTATCCTGCGGACTCCAGACACCATACGTCGTTTCCAGAGTGTTCCAGCTCAACCAGGCCAGACATCTCCTCTGCTCCAGTACTTTGGCATCTTGCTGGACCAAGGCCAGCTTAATAAGTTTGAGTCTTTGGAGCTGTGCAGGCCAGTCCTCCAGCAGGGCCGGAAGCAGCTACTAGAGAAGTGGCTGAAAGAGGACAAG CTTGAGTGCTCTGAGGAGCTTGGAGACTTGGTGAAGTCTGTTGATCCTACACTCGCTCTCAGTGTCTACCTCAGAGCCAACGTTCCCAATAAGGTTATTCAGTGCTTTGCAGAGACCGGTCAGTTCCAGAAGATTGTACTCTATGCCAAGAAG gtggGCTACACACCAGACTGGATCTTTCTGCTGAGGAATGTAATGCGGATCAGTCCAGAGCAGGGACTTCAATTCTCACAGATGTTGGTTCAGGATGAAGAGCCACTTGCTGACATTACACag ATAGTCGATGTGTTCATGGAGTACAACCTGATCCAGCAGTGCACATCCTTCCTACTAGATGCCCTGAAAAACAATAGACCCATGGAAGGACCACTGCAGACACGCCTGCTGGAAATGAATCTGGTCCATGCACCACAG GTTGCAGATGCCATCCTGGGCAATCAGATGTTCACCCACTATGATCGGGCACATGTGGCACAGCTGTGTGAGAAAGCTGGTCTCCTGCAGAGGGCGCTGGAGCACTACACTGACCTGTATGACATAAAGCGTGCAGTGGTGCATACACACCTGCTGAACCCAGAG TGGCTGGTGAATTTCTTTGGCTCCTTGTCAGTGGAGGATTCTCTGGAATGTCTGAGGGCTATGCTGTCTGCAAACATCCGCCAGAACCTTCAGATCTGTGTGCAAGTGGCGTCCAAGTACCATGAGCAGCTCACTACTCAGTCCCTCACTGAACTTTTTGAGTCTTTCAAGAGCTTTGAGG GTTTGTTCTACTTCTTGGGTTCCATCGTGAACTTCAGCCAGGATCCAGAGGTCCACTTTAAATACATCCAGGCCGCCTGCAAGACGGGCCAGATCAAAGAGGTGGAGAGAATCTGCAGAGAGAGTAACTGCTATGACCCTGAGCGCGTGAAGAACTTCCTCAAG gAAGCCAAGCTGACCGACCAACTACCTTTGATCATCGTGTGTGACCGCTTTGATTTTGTCCATGACCTGGTCCTTTACCTGTACCGCAACAGCCTGCAGAAATACATTGAGATCTACGTGCAGAAG GTGAACCCAAGCCGTCTGCCCGTCGTCATTGGTGGGCTCCTGGATGTAGACTGCGCTGAGGATGTGATTAAGAACCTGATCATGGTGGTGAGAGGACAGTTCTCCACTGATGAACTGGTTGCTGAGGTTGAGAAAAGGAACCG actgaagctgctgctgccttggtTGGAGGCTCGTATTCATGAAGGCTGTGAGGAGCCTGCTACCCACAATGCTCTGGCGAAGATCTATATcgacagcaacaacaacccCGAGCGCTTCCTGAGGGAAAACCCCTACTATGACAGCCGTGTGGTGGGGAAGTACTGTGAGAAGAGAGACCCCCACTTGGCCTGCGTGGCCTATGAAAGAGGACAGTGTGACCAGGAACTGATTCAT GTGTGCAATGAGAACTCACTTTTTAAGAGTCTATCCCGCTACCTTGTACGTCGTAAGAACCCTGAGTTGTGGGCGAGTGTGCTGCTGGAGACCAATAACTACAGAAGACCACTCATTGATCAG GTTGTTCAGACAGCTCTGTCAGAGACCCAGGATCCAGAGGAGGTGTCTGTCACAGTCAAGGCCTTCATGACCGCTGACCTTCCCAATGAGCTCATCGAGCTTCTAGAGAAGATTGTCCTGGATAACTCCGTCTTCAGTGAGCACAG aaaCCTGCAGAATTTGCTCATCCTGACAGCCATTAAAGCTGATCGGACACGTGTCATGGAGTACATCAACCGTCTGGACAACTATGATGCCCCAGACATTGCAAACATTGCCATTAGCAATGAGCTTTTTGAGGAGGCCTTTGCTATTTTTAGAAAATTTGATGTCAACACCTCTGCTGTTCAG gTTCTGATTGAGCACATTGGTAACTTGGACCGAGCTTATGAATTTGCTGAGCGCTGCAATGAGCCACCAGTGTGGAGTCAGCTGGCAAAGGCACAGCTTCAGAAGGGTCTTGTCAAAGAAGCCATTGACTCTTACATCAAGGCTGACGACCCCTCTGCTTATATGGAAGTGGGACAAGCTGCAGCCCAAAGTG GAAACTGGGAGGACCTGGTGAAGTTTCTGCAGATGGCCCGTAAGAAGGCTCGGGAGTCATATGTTGAAACAGAGCTGATCTTTGCCCTGGCTAAGACCAACCGCCTGGCTGAGCTCGAGGAGTTCATCAACGGACCCAATAATGCTCACATTCAGCAA GTGGGTGACCGGTGCTATGACGAGAAGATGTACGAGGCAGCCAAACTGCTTTACAACAATGTGTCCAACTTTGGCCGTCTGGCCTCTACTCTGGTCCACCTGGGAGAATATCAGGCAGCTGTTGATGGAGCCCGCAAGGCCAACAGCACCCGCATCTGgaaggag GTGTGTTTTGCGTGTGTAGATGGGAAGGAGTTCCGTCTTGCCCAAATGTGTGGCCTACATATTGTCGTCCATGCTGATGAACTGGAAGAACTCATCAACTACTACCAG GACCGTGGTTACTTTGAAGAGCTGATCACCATGCTGGAGGCTGCTCTCGGGCTGGAGCGTGCGCACATGGGTATGTTCACCGAACTGGCCATTCTCTACTCTAAGTTTAAGCCCCAGAAGATGAGGGAGCATCTGGAGCTTTTCTGGTCCCGTGTCAACATTCCAAAG gttctCAGGGCAGCAGAGCAGGCCCACCTGTGGGCAGAGCTGGTGTTCCTCTACGACAAGTACGAGGAGTATGACAATGCCATCATCACGATGATGAATCACGCATCTGATGCCTGGAAGGAGGGCCAGTTCAAAGACATTGTCACCAAG GTGGCCAACGTGGAGCTGTACTACAAAGCCATCCACTTTTATCTGGAAATTAAACCACTATTACTGAATGACCTGCTCATTGTCCTCTCTCCGAGACTGGACCACACGCGCGCTGTCAACTTCTTCAGCAAG GTGAAACAACTGCCTCTGGTGAAACCTTATCTCAGGTCTGTCCAGAATCACAACAACAAGTCGGTGAATGAGGCACTGAACAACCTCTTCATTATTGAGGAAGACTATGCG GCGCTGCGCACATCCATCGATGCGTATGACAACTTCGACAACATCTCTCTGGCTCAGGGCCTGGAGAAGCACGAGCTTATCGAGTTTAGGAGGATTGCGGCCTACCTGTTCAAGGGCAACAACCGCTGGAAACAGAGTGTTGAACTCTGCAAGAAGGACAAGCTCTATAAG GATGCTATGCAGTATGCATCAGAGTCCAAAGACACAGAGCTTGCAGAAGAGCTCCTGGCTTGGTTCCTGAACGAAGACAAGAAAGAGTGTTTCGCCGCCTGTTTATTCACCTGCTACGACCTGCTGCGGCCCGATGTGGTGCTGGAGACGGCCTGGCGACACAACATCATGGACTTCTCCATGCCATACTTCATCCAGGTCATGAGAGAATATCTGAGTAAG GTTGATGCGATAAAGGAAAAG gTGGACAAACTTGAAGCCTCCGAGTCCCTGAGGAAACAGGAGGAGCAAGCCACAGAGTCTCAACCTATTGTTTACg GCACACCGCAGCTCATGCTCACAGCAGGGCCCAATGTGCCTGTGCCCCCCCAGCAGGCCTATGGTTACGgctacacagcagcagcaccgggCTACACCCAACCGCCACAGCCCAACTTTGGTTACGGCATGTGA